One segment of Radiobacillus kanasensis DNA contains the following:
- a CDS encoding class I SAM-dependent methyltransferase has protein sequence MDRQSLIKKFDKQAKKYNKRRNYGQAYKFRQRIFQEAKGKVLEVAIGSGLNFPFYSSDIELTGLDFSYEMLKTAQNAAKNYPFKTALIQKDVETVEFNENSFDTIVSSASLCAYKEPGNVLNSFQKWCKPEGKILMMEHGISKNKPLAWLQNSLDPLMLKVVGCHQNRNISEIIKKSDLKLIREERYLAGYLYLIWAKP, from the coding sequence ATGGATCGTCAATCACTAATTAAAAAGTTTGATAAACAGGCAAAAAAATACAATAAACGACGAAATTACGGTCAGGCATATAAGTTTCGCCAACGAATTTTTCAAGAAGCTAAAGGAAAGGTATTGGAAGTTGCCATTGGTTCTGGACTTAATTTCCCCTTCTACAGTAGTGATATTGAATTGACAGGATTGGATTTTAGTTATGAAATGTTGAAAACGGCACAGAATGCGGCAAAAAATTATCCTTTTAAAACGGCTCTCATACAAAAAGATGTCGAAACGGTTGAATTTAACGAAAACAGCTTTGACACTATCGTATCTTCTGCTAGTTTATGCGCCTATAAAGAACCTGGCAATGTCCTAAATAGCTTTCAAAAGTGGTGTAAGCCAGAAGGGAAAATACTGATGATGGAGCATGGTATTAGTAAAAACAAACCATTGGCATGGCTGCAGAATTCCTTGGATCCTTTGATGCTAAAGGTTGTAGGGTGCCACCAGAACAGGAATATTTCTGAAATTATAAAAAAGTCTGATTTAAAACTTATTAGAGAGGAGCGCTACTTGGCAGGTTATTTATATTTGATATGGGCTAAACCATAG
- a CDS encoding alpha/beta fold hydrolase, with amino-acid sequence MEVLILAMKDYTNKHQGDNSLDNGPPIGRFYKVEERHLLLDCAGTGSPAVVFLPAAGLVGLDYLNIHNQISQRTTSVIYDRAGTGWSDQVKLPRSALEVADELRSLLHTAGVPAPYLFVGHSLGGIYACRYAQQFPDEVAGMLLLEPPHEDFLTNTPKLKKRYLFPQGFAILRTLLTYKRTFRGLFEHMFMKWPDSIREPLIEFHLRTLSKTIIERKNLNSELYDEVHKGGELRDIPLIVYTAMGIDPFMTPLTSKSFLRETTDPFNNIKNTIYTKLANSVPRGEHRILKNAGHTTIHTDSPDEVVEAIWDLLDLSRTDEEINS; translated from the coding sequence ATGGAGGTCTTGATATTAGCGATGAAGGATTATACAAATAAACACCAAGGTGATAATTCCTTAGACAATGGACCGCCGATTGGACGTTTTTATAAAGTGGAGGAACGACACTTGTTACTCGACTGTGCTGGGACCGGAAGTCCAGCAGTAGTATTTTTACCAGCAGCGGGCTTGGTCGGACTTGATTATCTGAATATTCACAATCAAATTAGTCAGCGTACAACATCAGTGATCTATGATCGAGCGGGAACGGGCTGGAGCGATCAGGTTAAGCTGCCTCGAAGTGCCCTCGAGGTCGCTGATGAATTACGGAGTCTGTTACACACCGCTGGTGTACCAGCTCCTTATTTATTCGTCGGCCATTCGTTGGGTGGAATTTACGCATGCCGCTACGCTCAACAGTTTCCAGATGAAGTAGCGGGAATGCTTCTGTTAGAACCACCTCACGAGGACTTTCTCACCAATACACCAAAGTTAAAGAAACGCTACCTATTTCCGCAGGGTTTCGCCATCCTTCGGACACTCCTAACTTACAAGCGGACCTTCCGTGGTTTATTCGAACATATGTTTATGAAATGGCCGGATTCGATACGTGAACCATTGATTGAATTTCATCTTAGGACATTATCGAAAACAATTATAGAAAGGAAAAACTTGAACAGCGAGCTATACGATGAAGTCCATAAAGGAGGGGAATTGCGGGACATCCCGTTGATTGTATATACAGCGATGGGAATTGACCCATTCATGACTCCGCTTACGAGTAAATCATTCCTGCGTGAAACTACTGATCCATTCAATAATATAAAAAATACCATTTACACAAAATTGGCAAATTCAGTTCCGCGTGGGGAACATCGAATACTCAAAAATGCTGGACATACCACGATCCACACGGATTCTCCAGATGAAGTGGTCGAAGCGATCTGGGACTTACTCGACTTGAGTAGAACAGATGAAGAAATTAACAGTTGA
- a CDS encoding TetR/AcrR family transcriptional regulator, with product MLPKLLNLESKRKDVILNAALKEFATKGFDDASTNVIAKESGISKGLMFHYVNSKKSLFLFLYDYCTDMINKEYLDLMNFNEQDIFEKLRQSYLLQIELLQKHPWIFEFIKITATTNSYEINKELEGRVNEKQLLCHETMFDKVDESKFREGLDVERGKQLIFWSNIGFTNQLLEDIRNSEITQLDYDNILSELDDYLNELRKIFYK from the coding sequence ATGCTTCCAAAACTTTTGAATCTGGAATCCAAAAGAAAAGATGTTATTTTAAATGCGGCATTAAAAGAATTTGCCACGAAGGGCTTTGATGATGCCTCGACAAATGTTATTGCAAAAGAGTCTGGAATTTCAAAGGGGTTAATGTTCCACTATGTAAATAGCAAAAAGAGCCTTTTTCTATTCCTTTATGATTATTGCACTGACATGATTAACAAAGAATATCTTGATTTAATGAATTTTAACGAACAAGATATTTTTGAAAAATTGCGCCAATCATATCTTCTCCAGATTGAGTTGCTGCAAAAGCATCCTTGGATTTTCGAATTTATTAAAATTACTGCTACCACGAATTCTTATGAAATCAACAAGGAGCTAGAAGGAAGAGTTAATGAGAAACAATTATTATGCCACGAGACTATGTTTGATAAGGTTGATGAATCTAAATTCAGGGAAGGGCTGGACGTTGAAAGAGGCAAGCAGCTTATTTTTTGGTCGAATATTGGTTTTACCAATCAGCTACTAGAGGATATTAGAAACTCAGAAATTACTCAATTAGATTATGACAATATTCTTTCAGAACTTGATGATTACCTTAATGAACTCAGGAAAATCTTTTACAAATAG
- a CDS encoding YtzH-like family protein produces the protein MSLTVQDQLRVLQDLLSEHCEECCGRISECQQIKRIVQSVMANESIDNEELLQLLPEIYNYGRQGEIAQNLDEHITTNQENLQNWVHTIQLTD, from the coding sequence ATGTCGTTAACTGTTCAAGATCAATTACGTGTGTTACAGGATTTATTAAGCGAGCATTGTGAAGAATGCTGTGGCCGGATATCAGAGTGTCAACAAATCAAACGAATCGTTCAGTCCGTTATGGCCAATGAATCGATTGACAACGAAGAACTCTTACAACTACTACCCGAAATATATAACTATGGTAGACAGGGAGAAATTGCTCAAAATTTGGATGAGCACATTACTACGAACCAAGAAAATTTACAAAATTGGGTCCATACGATTCAACTGACCGATTAA
- a CDS encoding phosphotransferase family protein — protein sequence MEQLFGTDWTITPAGGSTGEAYMASNHEKRLFLKRNSSPFLAVLSAEGIVPKLLWTKRMANGDVITAQHWLEGRELDPEEMQHPQVARMLSKIHHSPELLDMLLKIGKAPILPNELLREIRLAFRNVQPDQIELYQAFKYLKETLSYVENQPQVVCHCDLNHNNWLLSEDGQLFLIDWDSAKVADPAMDIGMLLFWYIPEEDWGMWLEQYGATNEFIKERMYWYLMLYHVSNLLKEKEKSSAKAQQYLIQLRRLLARVQSNI from the coding sequence GTGGAACAACTATTTGGAACGGATTGGACAATTACGCCAGCAGGTGGTTCAACTGGAGAAGCATATATGGCATCAAATCATGAGAAGCGCCTCTTTCTAAAGCGAAATTCTTCGCCGTTTCTTGCTGTTCTTTCAGCGGAAGGCATCGTCCCTAAGTTGCTATGGACGAAACGAATGGCGAATGGTGATGTCATTACGGCGCAACACTGGTTGGAAGGGCGAGAGCTTGACCCAGAAGAAATGCAACATCCGCAAGTAGCCCGAATGCTTAGTAAAATACATCATTCTCCTGAGCTTTTGGACATGCTTTTAAAAATAGGGAAAGCTCCTATATTACCAAATGAATTACTTCGTGAAATAAGATTAGCATTTCGTAATGTTCAACCAGATCAAATAGAGCTCTATCAAGCTTTTAAATACTTAAAAGAAACGTTATCTTATGTCGAAAATCAACCACAAGTAGTCTGTCACTGTGATTTAAACCATAACAATTGGTTATTATCAGAGGATGGTCAACTTTTTCTTATTGATTGGGATAGTGCAAAGGTCGCGGATCCAGCGATGGATATTGGAATGCTGTTGTTCTGGTATATACCTGAAGAGGATTGGGGCATGTGGTTGGAGCAGTATGGAGCAACCAATGAGTTTATTAAAGAACGTATGTATTGGTATTTGATGTTGTATCATGTTTCCAACTTACTAAAGGAAAAAGAAAAGAGCAGTGCCAAAGCCCAACAATATTTAATACAATTAAGAAGGCTATTGGCACGTGTACAATCAAATATTTAA
- a CDS encoding IS200/IS605 family accessory protein TnpB-related protein: MGMKAYFSKRVYKNTLSQIYVDSIRHALFAFNQAKHYSFSTNVKELRSGTSKRDGDSLHVHVKKKFELNDYYANSIVQEVKALLKSQKELQKLYMSNKKEQIKSVKKKIKTTKSKLTSLRKIKTSITKGKINLPGNLKHIQQHGNLFGVHYKKETLIFFHVYSFEHEYVDSEIAKLKSRLGRLEFRLDRLEKMLRSLKGNIHNVVFGTKKLFRSQFTLDTYKNNHDLWKQDWTQSRYNQMTISGRKDAKSGNFVFHYNPKTHQLTFQTPDGTIVHIEDLVFPYGQEQIDFAIEMQMNLHSKDRKLQGNPVGWSIEDKGDYYIFKCLLDIPTSEYKNHSKADGLIGVDCNVDHFAVSNVNHKGQFVDSFVLDFNHVGKSSNQITKILEAEAIAIVDYAVKYHKGIAVEKLDTTKSKVSNPYGSKKANMRMSLFAYRKMVSAIKCRAEKLGVEVHEVNPAYTSQIGKMKYMKRFGISIHQAASYVIVRRAMGYKEKLPLMLHSLVPEKKQGLHHWAQWNAVSRLLSDVPTFWFGHLELSDIVRLRDELSSLGFLLESKKRKDNLTKEESGKSIA; encoded by the coding sequence ATGGGGATGAAAGCATATTTTTCAAAACGTGTATATAAAAACACACTGTCGCAAATTTATGTGGATTCCATACGTCACGCTCTTTTTGCGTTCAACCAAGCAAAACATTACTCTTTTTCAACGAATGTTAAAGAACTTCGTTCGGGAACATCAAAAAGGGATGGGGATTCTCTGCATGTGCATGTGAAGAAAAAATTCGAACTGAATGATTACTATGCCAACAGCATTGTCCAAGAAGTGAAGGCTCTTTTAAAATCCCAAAAAGAACTGCAGAAGCTATACATGTCGAATAAAAAAGAGCAAATCAAATCGGTGAAAAAGAAGATCAAGACGACCAAAAGTAAATTAACTTCTTTGAGAAAAATAAAAACTTCTATCACCAAAGGTAAAATCAACCTACCAGGGAACCTGAAACACATTCAACAACATGGCAACTTGTTCGGAGTTCACTATAAAAAAGAAACGCTTATTTTCTTCCATGTCTATTCTTTTGAACATGAGTACGTTGATTCTGAAATAGCTAAATTAAAAAGCCGTTTAGGTCGTTTGGAATTCCGACTAGATAGATTAGAGAAGATGCTGCGTAGTCTAAAAGGGAACATCCATAACGTTGTCTTTGGCACGAAAAAACTATTTCGTTCTCAATTCACGTTAGATACATATAAAAACAACCATGACCTTTGGAAACAGGATTGGACCCAATCTCGATATAATCAAATGACGATTTCTGGAAGGAAAGATGCTAAATCAGGAAACTTTGTTTTTCATTACAATCCGAAAACCCATCAGTTAACATTCCAAACTCCTGACGGAACCATCGTCCACATCGAAGATCTCGTATTTCCTTATGGGCAAGAACAAATTGATTTTGCAATCGAAATGCAAATGAACTTACATTCGAAAGATAGGAAACTTCAAGGGAACCCAGTTGGTTGGTCTATCGAAGACAAAGGTGACTACTATATATTCAAGTGTTTGCTAGATATCCCAACATCAGAATATAAAAATCACAGTAAAGCGGATGGGTTAATTGGTGTGGATTGTAACGTAGATCACTTTGCTGTATCGAATGTAAACCATAAAGGTCAGTTCGTTGACAGTTTTGTTTTGGATTTCAATCATGTTGGAAAAAGTTCCAATCAAATTACCAAGATTCTTGAAGCGGAGGCCATTGCTATTGTTGATTATGCGGTAAAATATCATAAAGGAATCGCGGTAGAAAAGCTGGATACAACCAAATCGAAAGTCTCTAACCCTTATGGAAGTAAAAAAGCAAATATGCGTATGAGCTTATTTGCTTATCGTAAAATGGTTTCTGCTATCAAATGTAGAGCGGAGAAATTAGGGGTTGAGGTTCATGAAGTGAATCCGGCTTATACTTCTCAAATTGGTAAAATGAAATATATGAAGCGTTTTGGAATCTCTATTCACCAGGCTGCTTCTTACGTCATTGTTCGAAGAGCAATGGGATACAAAGAGAAGCTTCCACTAATGTTGCATTCCCTTGTTCCAGAGAAGAAACAAGGTCTACATCATTGGGCGCAATGGAACGCAGTTTCTCGACTCCTAAGTGATGTACCGACTTTCTGGTTCGGTCATTTAGAACTTTCTGACATAGTAAGGCTTCGTGATGAACTCTCCTCTCTCGGTTTCCTGTTGGAATCTAAGAAAAGGAAAGACAATCTTACTAAAGAGGAAAGTGGAAAATCCATTGCCTAG